DNA sequence from the Pirellulales bacterium genome:
GCCCAGTGACGGCAGCGCGTCGAGGAACGTTTCAAAAACGGTGCCGGTGTAATAGTCGAGGCCTCGGGCGATCGCCACATCGAGTTTCAGCCGCGCGCCCGGAAGGCCGGCCCCTTTGACTGCCACAAGCAATTCAGCCAGGCGAGCGACCCCGGTCCGTCCCTTCTCGCTTCCGACAACCAACGGCTCCAATTGGCGCAGAATCTCGTCGTTGTCGCCCGAGAGTTCCGCGATCTTCAATACCTCGCGAGCCTGCTCGGCGGTGGCGCCGGCCGTGGTCTGCATTTCCGCGGCCACCTGATCGGGGCCAATCTTGTGCAGCTTGTCGAGCGAACGCAGCACCGCCGCCGAACGGTCGGCCAATTGAAGCCGCTCAAGCAATCCCGTCAGCACCATTCGATTGTTGAGATGGATCGTGAACGCGTCGAAGCCGCTCGCCCGCAGTAAATCATGGATCACCAGTGCTGTCTCGATATCGGCCGCCGGGGCTAGCGTTCCGATCGTGTCGAAGTCGCACTGCATGAATTCGCGATAACGGCCATCCTGCGGCTTCTCTCCGCGCCAGACCGTAGCGATATGGTAGCGCTTAAATGGAGTCCCCAACTCATTGATGTGCTGGGCGACGAATCGAGCCAACGGCACCGTGAGATCGAACCGCATCGCCACGGCGCGGCCGCCGGGGTCATTGAAGCGGTACATTTGCTTCTCGGTTTCCCCGCCCCCCTTGCCAGCCAGAATCTCCTCGTATTCCAAGGCCGGAGTATCAATCGGGCTGAAACCATAAGAGCGATAAACCCGCTTGGCTGTCTCGATAAGCCGTTCGCGCGGGATCATCATCCGCGGCAAATAGTCGCGAAAGCCTTTCAGTGTGCGCGGCTCAATCACGGGCAAGCGGTCCCTGGTTCAAAGAATTGGCAAAAGCGGCGGCTTGGGGCTGCGGATGTCGCCATCGGTCGGCCCCAGCACCGCCTCCATGTATTCTTCCACCTGCTCCGAAGTCTCGAAATAGTGGTCGTAGACCCAGTCGTCTTCGTATTCGCAGTCCTTCGTCGAATAGTCGCGGCAAACCTGCGGCCGGGTCGTGTAGATGCCGCAACGGTTGTCCGGCTGCAAGTGTTTGCAAGTCGTGTGAACCAGCAAATACCAGGTTCCCTCTTCGGTGAACACCGTCGCCTGGTCGTGCAGCAGGAACCAGCGGATGAACTCGAAATCCTCTTGATCCTCCGGCTCGTCGAGCGGAAGCGCGAAATAGCGGCAGCATTTCGCGATGCAATGCGAGCAGAGAACTTCGTCGGGCTGGAGGTCTTCGCGGCGAGGCTTCGTGCGGAGTGCAGTGGACATAGGCAAGAGGTCGGAGGTCAGCGGTCGGAGGTCGGGTTGTTGGAGTTCAGCCTTTAGGCTGCGGGTCGCAGGCTAACGCCTGAACTCCAACACTCATTCGGAGGCCGGGCGTTGCGCACTCCGGCACGGGTGCCGGCAAAGTTAAGTTAACAAACGCTCACGACATTGCCTAGCGAGCGGGTTTGCCGCCCCCCAGCGGTTCTTCCTTCCCTGATCGCGGCGCTGGACCGCCAACCTCCGACATCTTGAATTGTTCGGCGAAGAAATCACGCCAACCAGTTACCAGCGGAGCGATGGCGAGAACTTCGCCGCCGTCGGAGCGGCCGACCAGCCGCCCGCTGGCGTCAAAGGCCACGATCAACGACCGTCCGGCGTTTTGGAATTCGAGTCCGAATCGCCAGGTTGGTTCGCCGGCGGATGACGCTTGCCAAACGAAATTCCTGTCGTCGAGTAGTTCGTGCCGCAAATGGTCGATGCCCTCCGCGTTGGCGACATCGGTTCGCCGGCTAATAACATAACGCCGGCTGCCGATGGCTGCGGTTTCTGAGGAATCCGCTTGGCTCGCTGGTCGCAGTTCAACTGCCGCGACTCGCGGAGCGTCGGCGATCAGCTCGACGTTGTCGCTGCCCCACCAGGCGATCGCCCGCCGCGCCAGACCATGGTGATAGGCGATGCTCAGGCCGCCCATCGCGCAGCCCACCAGCACCATCAACAGAATTACCAGCTTGCCGCGATGCATTTTATCTAAGTACGAAGGACAAAGTGCGAAGTACAGAACGACCATTTCGACGCGGCGCTCGCGCCGCGAGACTTGAATCAGTCCAGAACTTTCTGTTCGCGCAGCCGCGCGGCCCGTTCGGCAGCATACCCCAGCCACTCGCGCAGGATTTCGCCGCTGTGCTCGCCGATCGTGGGGGGCGATCGCGGCGAGCAGAAGGGCTCGCCGTCACAGTGAATTGGACTGGCCACGACGCGATAGGTCCTTCCATCGGTGCCCGTCAACTCGCGCACCATCCGCCGAGCGGCGACCTGCGGCGTTGCAAGAATCTCGTCGAGCGCCGTCACCGGCGCATGCGGCACCTCGGCCGACGTGAGCAGCGCCTGCCATGCCGCCGCGCCGCGATCAATGAACAAGCGGTTGAGCAATGGAATCAACTCGCCGCGGCGCTCGACTCGCGCGGGATTCGTCGCAAAGCGCGGATCGGCGCCCCATTCCGGATGACTGACGGCGGCGCAGAAGCGCTGCCATTGCTGATCGTTGCCGACGGCTAGCACAAGATATCCATCCGCCGTCGCGAACGCCTCGTACGGAACGATCTGCGGATGGGCGTTGCCATACCGCTGCGGCCGGTCGCCGGTTACGAGCGCTCCTTGCACTACATTGACCATTGCCGCCAGCGTGCAATCCGCGAGCGCTAAATCAAAGGCCGGCGCCGCGCTCCCCTGTCGGGTCGCGGCTAAACTTTCGCTTCGTTGGTACAGCCCAGCTAGCACGCTCACGGCGGCATACAGGCCGGTCAGCACGTCGGTGATCGCCACGCCGATCTTCATCGGCGACCCGTCCGGCTCGCCGGTGATGGACATGATGCCGGCGGTGGCCTGGACCACCAGATCGTAGCCGGGCGTCGCGGCGGCTGGACCGGTCCGCCCGTAGCCCGAGATCGATGCCCGAATCAAGCGGGGATTCAGCTTTTCAAGCCGCTCCGGCGCGAGCCCCAACTTTTCCAGCGACTGGGGGAGAAAGTTCTCGATCAGCACGTCGGCCGCGCGGATCAGGTCGTCCAAAACCTCTCGCGCCTCGGGGCGAGCCAGGTCGAGCGCCAGCGAACGTTTCCCCCGATTGCACGAGACATAATAGGCGCTCGGCCCCTCATCGGGCAAAAACGGCGGACCCCATTGCCGCGTATCGTCCCCCAGCGGCGGACGTTCGACCTTCACCACGTCGGCCCCGAGATCGGCCAGCAACTGCGAGCAAAACGGCCCTGCCAAGACCCTTGAAAGATCGAGCACGCGCACGCCGTCGAGTGGTCTTGATAATCTGGCCATGTCGTCAAAACGCTTCCTCCGCTCAAGCCACTTCC
Encoded proteins:
- a CDS encoding CoA transferase, whose product is MARLSRPLDGVRVLDLSRVLAGPFCSQLLADLGADVVKVERPPLGDDTRQWGPPFLPDEGPSAYYVSCNRGKRSLALDLARPEAREVLDDLIRAADVLIENFLPQSLEKLGLAPERLEKLNPRLIRASISGYGRTGPAAATPGYDLVVQATAGIMSITGEPDGSPMKIGVAITDVLTGLYAAVSVLAGLYQRSESLAATRQGSAAPAFDLALADCTLAAMVNVVQGALVTGDRPQRYGNAHPQIVPYEAFATADGYLVLAVGNDQQWQRFCAAVSHPEWGADPRFATNPARVERRGELIPLLNRLFIDRGAAAWQALLTSAEVPHAPVTALDEILATPQVAARRMVRELTGTDGRTYRVVASPIHCDGEPFCSPRSPPTIGEHSGEILREWLGYAAERAARLREQKVLD
- a CDS encoding HisS family protein is translated as MIEPRTLKGFRDYLPRMMIPRERLIETAKRVYRSYGFSPIDTPALEYEEILAGKGGGETEKQMYRFNDPGGRAVAMRFDLTVPLARFVAQHINELGTPFKRYHIATVWRGEKPQDGRYREFMQCDFDTIGTLAPAADIETALVIHDLLRASGFDAFTIHLNNRMVLTGLLERLQLADRSAAVLRSLDKLHKIGPDQVAAEMQTTAGATAEQAREVLKIAELSGDNDEILRQLEPLVVGSEKGRTGVARLAELLVAVKGAGLPGARLKLDVAIARGLDYYTGTVFETFLDALPSLG
- a CDS encoding YkgJ family cysteine cluster protein → MSTALRTKPRREDLQPDEVLCSHCIAKCCRYFALPLDEPEDQEDFEFIRWFLLHDQATVFTEEGTWYLLVHTTCKHLQPDNRCGIYTTRPQVCRDYSTKDCEYEDDWVYDHYFETSEQVEEYMEAVLGPTDGDIRSPKPPLLPIL